Genomic window (Nitrospirales bacterium LBB_01):
AGGTTTTTCTCTTTTTGCCGGTGTCAATGTCCCATCGTTTAACCGTGTTGCCGACTATGCCGATTATTGATTTCCCATCCGGCGTTAGAAACGCCGATTTAATCGGATGAATATTGCTTGAAATTTCATGAACCACAGCGCCAGTTTTTATGTCTATGATTTTGACCTGACCAGAGCTGTCTATCATCCTGTTATGGCTCCCTGCAGCCACAATGAACCTGCCGTCTGACGATACCTTGACAGATATAACGTTGCCCTGAAATCCTACCGGTTTAAAAATAGTTTTTTCATTTGTTATATCAATAGCTGCTCCGAAATTAAGCCTAAAGATCGTCACCTGACTTATTCCCTGTTGTGATGTAAACTGCCCATAAATGTCAGGAACCGGCATGTTTCCAATTACCGGACCATCGTGAATAGCAAATGTGACCGGAGTGTAGTACTGTGCGTACTTTAACGGAGGATAGAGAGGCTCCACAGAGGTATCCTCTGATATGCACTCAGGGAATATCCACTCCGGCAGAGTTTTCAAATCAACTGTCTCTAAAAATCTCGCATTAACCACACGCATACCGGTATAAAATATCAGGGCAAATTCCGGGCAAGACGAAAGCACAGTGTCGGTGGGTTTACTTTCTTTTTTCATGAAATTGACCGTATCCTCTAACTGATTGGTGGAGTCGGCCAGAGTGTTTTTAATCAGATGATATATTGTTACTTTTGGGGAGTGCACGACAAGCAAGGGTTCGTTTAAAGACTTAAACGGATATGCGGCTGCATAGGAGATATAATTTGTAAAACACATGAGGCATATCAGAGTCAGCCGCAGCCACACCGGGCGCACATAGTTGGTTAAAAGAAACACTGTCAAAAGCACAAAAACCGGTATAAGATGCACCACATATCTTATGTAGATTTCAGGAGCAAGTGAGACAATAACCAGGGTAAAAGGAATGGTAAGTATTAGAAACGAAATAATATCTCTTTGAATGGCAGGCACTTTTTGAAAGACCGCACCCCTTGAATTTGGAAACAGCCACCGAAACAGATAGTAGGCAGGCGGAATAAAAATCAAAATAAGAGGGAAAATATTGAAATGAATCTCAGAAATATAGAACTGCAACTTAGAAACAATATCCCCCCTGCCTACAAAACCAGACTGAACCCATGGTTTTGCATAAATAAGCCACGGAGCCGCAATAATTGAAAAAGCGCTCATACTGACTACAAAGGAGGATAAAAACCCTTTATTTCTTTTGCGGGTCAAAAGAGCCAAAATCCCTAACGCAAAAATACTGCCTCCCATTACGATGTAGTTTGTGTAAAACTGCAGGGCAAGACTTGCGGTTAAAATAATAATTCCGGATTTTTTCTTACCGGTTAAAAGGTTATATAGGGCAAGGATGAGAGCAATCTCTGCAAATATCACTACAGAGTAGTACCTGCACTGTCTGACGTGCAAAACAAACAGTTCTGATGCTGCAACAAGAACTGTAGCCGATATAGCCGCACTGTGTGATTTAAATATTCGGTAAGACAATAGCGCCATCAAAAACACGGCGGCAGCGCCAAACGTCACAAATGGGATGCGTCCAGCGGTAGTTGTGTGTCCAAAGGCTTTGAAAGACGCTGCGGCAAGGTACTCATCAAGCCACGGCCGCCATGTTACAATGTTGGACTTGTTTTCAAATATGGAGGGGCCGTAAAGCGAGATGTAATTTTTACCGTCATAGGCTCTGGGCAGACCAAACCTCGTTATGTTTACGGCAAGGTCAGCAGTTTCCGCCTCATCAGCCCAAAAATACCGATCGCTAAGATTGTAAAACAGTATAAAGACCGTATATACACAGAGAGCCGCATACATAAGCGCATTAAACGGCGTTAGGGTCTTTAGTGGTCTTGTTGGATTTTTGTACAAATCGCTCACTCTGAATCACCCGCCGGTTTTGGAGGAGTTTTTATTAAATCGGTAATAAGCGCTACAAACTGTTTGCTTGTATCAACAGAAGCGGTCGCCCGTTCTAAAGAAATTTCAGAGTTTTGGCTGGTCTCGTAATCGGCAATAGCTTTGAGATTGTAAGCCTGAGATAAAAAAATCCGAAGATCAGCCGGGACGTTGGGGTCCCCACGGGTTAAACGCAAAAACTCCATTTGAACACCTTTATGGGTTTTGCATGTTTTTCCCATACGCTCAAAGATAAGGGCAAGTGCTGCGTGGAATCCGGCAAGATAGGCTGTACGTCCGGCATCGTCGTTAAGACCGACACTCAGCATAGTGTCTGCGTGCACAAGAAGCTTTCGGGCTTTTTCTATAAAACGCTCCGCTTCTGGCTTCAAAGCTCAACTCCCTCCCCTCGTATCTCATGCATAAGCGGTGAACGTTCCTGATAGGCTGTGTCGGAATAAGGCAATACATCAAAAAAAGCGCCTGTATCATCAATGAAAGCAACACGAAGCAATGCCAACCTGTCCAGTTCAGCCCACCTGTCCGAAAGTGATTTCAGAAATACAGCAATGTCGTAATCGGAATCTTC
Coding sequences:
- a CDS encoding HEPN domain-containing protein — protein: MKPEAERFIEKARKLLVHADTMLSVGLNDDAGRTAYLAGFHAALALIFERMGKTCKTHKGVQMEFLRLTRGDPNVPADLRIFLSQAYNLKAIADYETSQNSEISLERATASVDTSKQFVALITDLIKTPPKPAGDSE
- a CDS encoding nucleotidyltransferase domain-containing protein: MKTTEPVLLQFKAELVAMYGQRLARVVLFGSRARGDAREDSDYDIAVFLKSLSDRWAELDRLALLRVAFIDDTGAFFDVLPYSDTAYQERSPLMHEIRGEGVEL